From Paenibacillus physcomitrellae, the proteins below share one genomic window:
- a CDS encoding DUF58 domain-containing protein: MALLWLLLACGLTLVLQGLILGRSSLRKLTYERHFSTEACYTGDRIEMVEIIENGKILPVPWLRLEAMLPSSLIFKRSREMTISEGNIYQNHTSLFTIRPRTRITRTHQIQCVRRGIYRIDSATMTGGDLFALFTPTRQIVLGRRLVVYPALLGEDELPSSWKTWQGELAVRRWIVQDPFLITGIRSYAPGDSMNRIHWKATARTGELQVHQNGFTADPQVMILLNVEESEHMWNVVTRPEIVEEAFSYAGTCAASLIHQGMAAGFGHNAWVRPENQAMLRLEPDYGAAQLEQILEAMAAAEMKIRMSFFEYLRLEAGREHETALDYLLVTAHVSEPVREGIRLLEQQGHRVTLAGWPGDKEAAV; the protein is encoded by the coding sequence ATGGCGCTGCTGTGGCTGCTGTTGGCCTGCGGCCTGACGCTGGTGCTGCAGGGATTGATCTTGGGCAGAAGTTCATTAAGAAAGCTGACTTATGAGCGGCATTTCAGTACGGAGGCCTGTTATACAGGAGATCGGATCGAAATGGTTGAGATCATCGAGAACGGCAAAATCCTTCCCGTTCCTTGGCTGCGCCTCGAAGCGATGCTGCCTTCTTCGCTGATCTTCAAACGAAGCCGTGAAATGACAATCAGTGAAGGGAATATTTATCAGAACCACACCAGCTTGTTCACCATCCGTCCCCGAACCCGGATCACACGTACGCACCAGATTCAGTGCGTCCGACGGGGCATTTACCGAATTGATTCCGCGACGATGACCGGAGGGGATTTGTTTGCCTTGTTCACGCCGACACGGCAGATTGTTCTCGGCAGACGTCTGGTCGTTTATCCGGCGCTGCTCGGAGAGGACGAATTGCCTTCCTCCTGGAAGACGTGGCAGGGCGAGCTGGCCGTGCGGCGCTGGATCGTTCAAGATCCGTTCCTGATCACCGGCATTCGCAGTTATGCCCCAGGGGATTCCATGAACCGGATTCACTGGAAGGCAACGGCCCGCACGGGGGAATTACAGGTCCATCAAAACGGCTTTACCGCCGATCCGCAGGTGATGATCCTGCTGAATGTCGAAGAGTCCGAGCACATGTGGAATGTGGTGACCCGGCCGGAGATTGTTGAAGAGGCGTTCTCTTACGCGGGTACCTGCGCGGCATCGCTGATTCATCAGGGGATGGCCGCAGGTTTTGGCCATAACGCCTGGGTCCGGCCGGAGAACCAGGCGATGCTGCGGCTTGAACCGGATTACGGGGCGGCTCAGCTGGAGCAAATCCTGGAGGCAATGGCCGCGGCGGAGATGAAGATCCGGATGTCCTTTTTCGAATATTTGCGTCTGGAGGCCGGACGTGAACACGAGACAGCCCTTGATTATCTGCTGGTTACCGCGCATGTGTCTGAGCCGGTCCGTGAAGGCATTCGGCTGCTGGAACAGCAGGGACACCGGGTCACGCTTGCCGGCTGGCCCGGGGATAAGGAGGCGGCGGTATGA
- a CDS encoding AAA family ATPase has product MNVEPVRELTTKLRENIGKVIVGKEDEVELLLTALLASGHVLLEDVPGTGKTMLAKSLAASLSLSFQRIQFTPDLLPSDLTGIHFYNQKEGEFQFRPGPLFSSIILADEINRATPRTQSSLLECMEERQVSIDGESMELGRPFMVLATQNPVDNQGTFPLPEAQMDRFMIRMKLGYPSSSEAREILKRTAGVSGLSPDRAQPVTSAEEVLEAQRLCAQVEVNEDLMGYIVALAEATRTHAEAALGISPRGTQALLRSSQAFAALKGREYVLPDDIKHLLIPVCAHRLVLKKRYGAQQEAARRILLEVMEQVAVPSETGLESGVK; this is encoded by the coding sequence ATGAACGTGGAACCCGTTCGCGAGCTGACGACAAAACTGAGAGAGAATATCGGCAAGGTGATTGTAGGGAAGGAAGATGAGGTGGAGCTGCTGCTGACGGCCCTTCTGGCATCCGGGCATGTGCTGCTTGAGGATGTGCCAGGAACCGGTAAAACGATGCTGGCTAAAAGTTTGGCGGCTTCCCTGTCGCTGAGCTTTCAGCGGATTCAGTTTACGCCTGATTTATTGCCTTCGGATTTGACGGGCATTCATTTCTATAATCAAAAAGAAGGCGAATTTCAATTCCGGCCGGGTCCGCTGTTCTCCAGCATTATTCTGGCCGATGAAATCAACCGGGCGACTCCCCGCACGCAGTCCAGTCTCCTCGAATGTATGGAAGAGCGGCAGGTCAGCATTGACGGGGAGAGCATGGAGCTGGGCAGGCCGTTTATGGTGCTGGCCACGCAGAACCCGGTGGACAACCAAGGAACGTTTCCTCTCCCAGAGGCTCAGATGGATCGTTTCATGATTCGTATGAAATTGGGATATCCTTCTTCGTCGGAAGCACGGGAAATTTTGAAACGAACAGCCGGCGTGTCAGGCCTGAGTCCGGATCGGGCCCAGCCGGTTACGTCCGCCGAGGAGGTGCTGGAGGCCCAGCGCTTGTGCGCTCAGGTTGAGGTGAATGAGGATTTGATGGGCTACATCGTTGCGTTAGCCGAAGCAACCCGAACCCACGCCGAAGCGGCACTGGGCATCAGCCCGCGCGGAACCCAGGCTCTGCTTCGTTCGAGTCAAGCCTTTGCCGCGCTGAAGGGAAGAGAGTATGTGCTGCCGGACGACATTAAACATCTGCTTATTCCGGTTTGTGCCCACCGGCTTGTGCTGAAGAAGCGCTACGGAGCGCAGCAGGAGGCCGCCCGTCGTATTCTGCTTGAAGTGATGGAACAGGTTGCGGTTCCGAGCGAAACCGGACTGGAAAGCGGCGTGAAATAA
- a CDS encoding cupredoxin domain-containing protein, producing the protein MGKIKNLLAAAALGTTLILPALSAAAADSTNTAGGAASVQPAGTHLITDGQTAAQFKLLLGDGQGVNGDYLAKDTTRIQAAIISLRLQGKLTQAEAFKGSANFADAKLVNADNRQILAFLHANPQYGWNGVTGNRFDPLAKISSQQLYKVLLETLGFKAGTDFNYNDTEAFAAGKGLNQIAGVPALTNGHLATALVEALSANTQSGQTLFGSLQQNGVIAATASLPAGDRITLRTDAKLGRYLADSQGRTLYFFSNDAGNLDACQGQCLATWPFLDSDQLQIPAGLNPSDFTLVTHANGTKQWMYKGWPLYRFIKDSKAGDVLGEGVNGIWTAAKPDYRLMLGANAELGKYLTDSEGRTLYYLTQDMPQMSVCDGPCLVAWPAFDASGSLPSLLKEQDFGSITRPDGSKQATFKGYPLYYFINDKNHGNTTGQNVENVWFVVNPETFTGSMGDGMGAGMNSASGNKDDSQPNQPAGQPSQQSTASQTAKTYTVNIKDFSFGAPLTVEAGSKITFTNLDDMEHSAAADNGSFATPLLASGESYTITLDKPGTYSYHCQVHPSMTGTIIVQ; encoded by the coding sequence ATGGGGAAAATCAAAAATCTGCTGGCTGCGGCCGCACTCGGAACCACGCTTATACTGCCGGCCTTGTCTGCAGCGGCTGCAGACAGCACCAATACCGCCGGGGGAGCGGCCAGCGTTCAGCCCGCAGGCACTCATCTGATCACGGATGGCCAAACGGCGGCCCAGTTCAAGCTGCTGCTCGGCGACGGTCAAGGAGTGAATGGCGATTATTTAGCCAAAGACACGACGAGAATCCAGGCTGCAATCATTTCGCTGCGGCTGCAGGGCAAGCTGACTCAAGCCGAAGCGTTCAAGGGCAGCGCCAATTTTGCTGACGCCAAACTGGTGAACGCGGACAACCGCCAAATTCTTGCCTTTCTGCATGCCAATCCGCAATACGGCTGGAACGGCGTAACCGGCAATAGGTTCGATCCGCTGGCCAAAATCAGCTCCCAGCAGTTGTACAAAGTGCTGCTCGAAACGCTCGGCTTCAAAGCCGGCACCGATTTTAATTATAACGATACCGAAGCTTTTGCCGCAGGCAAAGGGTTGAATCAAATAGCAGGCGTGCCCGCTTTGACCAACGGCCATCTGGCAACCGCACTGGTTGAAGCCTTGTCCGCGAACACCCAGTCCGGCCAAACGCTGTTTGGATCGCTGCAGCAAAACGGTGTTATTGCCGCGACGGCCTCGCTGCCGGCCGGTGACCGTATCACGCTCCGCACCGATGCCAAGCTCGGCCGTTATTTGGCCGACAGTCAGGGACGTACTTTATATTTCTTCTCGAACGATGCCGGAAATCTGGATGCCTGTCAGGGACAATGCCTGGCTACCTGGCCGTTTCTGGACTCGGATCAGCTGCAGATTCCTGCCGGTCTAAATCCGTCCGATTTCACATTGGTTACTCATGCCAACGGCACCAAGCAATGGATGTATAAAGGCTGGCCGCTGTACCGATTCATTAAAGACAGCAAAGCCGGAGACGTGCTGGGGGAAGGCGTGAACGGCATCTGGACCGCAGCCAAACCAGATTATCGCCTTATGCTTGGAGCCAACGCCGAATTGGGCAAATATCTGACAGACAGCGAAGGCCGAACTTTATATTATTTGACACAAGATATGCCGCAAATGAGCGTATGCGACGGACCTTGCCTGGTGGCCTGGCCGGCGTTTGACGCTTCCGGAAGCCTGCCTTCTCTGCTTAAAGAGCAAGATTTCGGTTCGATCACCCGTCCCGACGGAAGCAAACAAGCGACCTTCAAAGGATACCCGCTTTATTACTTCATCAACGATAAGAATCATGGGAATACAACCGGTCAAAATGTGGAGAACGTCTGGTTTGTAGTGAATCCGGAGACTTTTACAGGCAGCATGGGAGACGGCATGGGAGCGGGGATGAATTCGGCGTCGGGAAACAAAGATGATTCCCAGCCGAATCAGCCAGCCGGGCAGCCTTCCCAGCAGTCTACAGCCAGCCAAACGGCCAAAACTTATACGGTGAATATCAAGGATTTCTCCTTCGGGGCTCCGCTGACCGTCGAAGCCGGCTCCAAGATTACCTT